The Fictibacillus arsenicus genome contains a region encoding:
- a CDS encoding PHP domain-containing protein: protein MRQGDLHTHTTASDGTFSPSQNIQRAVEKGLKAIAITDHDTINGVEAALEEASKHNDFECIPGIEISTLYKGQDIHVLGYYIDYKDKNFLLTLEKLTSVRDQRNKMILQKLNELGIQIDESELEAKRCGEGNVGRGHIAEILMEKGIVNSLPEAFEKYLGKGKAAYAIPDRISPIEAVKIIQDANGVPVLAHPGIYDADELIALLIENGLAGIECCHPDHTIEQVHHYEKLAEKYSLIKTAGSDFHGFRNGEVFHGDIGSCTVPLSTLRSLKNFCK from the coding sequence ATGAGACAAGGTGATTTGCATACCCATACAACTGCTTCTGATGGAACATTTTCTCCATCTCAGAACATCCAGCGGGCAGTTGAAAAAGGATTAAAAGCAATCGCTATCACTGATCACGATACAATAAACGGTGTCGAAGCTGCATTAGAGGAGGCAAGCAAACACAATGATTTTGAATGTATCCCTGGCATTGAGATCAGCACACTGTATAAAGGACAAGATATTCATGTTTTAGGCTATTACATTGATTATAAAGACAAAAATTTTCTGCTGACACTAGAAAAGCTGACCTCAGTAAGAGACCAGCGGAACAAGATGATTTTGCAAAAACTAAATGAGCTGGGTATACAAATAGACGAATCAGAATTAGAAGCAAAAAGGTGCGGCGAAGGGAACGTTGGCAGAGGACATATAGCTGAGATTTTAATGGAAAAGGGTATCGTTAACTCACTTCCTGAAGCATTTGAAAAATACCTAGGCAAAGGTAAAGCAGCATACGCTATACCGGATCGTATTTCACCAATTGAAGCCGTTAAAATTATTCAGGATGCAAATGGCGTCCCTGTGTTAGCTCATCCTGGAATCTATGATGCTGATGAACTGATTGCATTATTAATAGAAAATGGTCTGGCAGGTATCGAATGCTGTCATCCTGACCATACGATAGAACAGGTTCATCATTATGAGAAACTAGCAGAAAAATATTCCTTGATTAAGACTGCGGGCAGTGATTTTCATGGCTTTAGGAACGGTGAAGTTTTTCACGGAGATATTGGAAGCTGTACGGTTCCTTTAAGTACCCTGCGATCACTAAAGAATTTTTGTAAATAA
- a CDS encoding peptidase, producing the protein MLLKDKLSNWLLKEQDNAIRFLQETVQEASTTGNEASVQNMIAKKLNEMGLEVDMWHPDGEELAKHPYFCASRTNFSSSPNVVGIWRGKGNGHSLVLNGHIDVVPEGDLNQWDDHPYSGKIIDGKLYGRGSTDMKGGNLSLLLAIQALKETGTTLDGDLFFHSVIEEESGGAGTLAAVLRGYTADAAIIPEPTNMKIFPAQQGSMWFKLTINGKAAHGGTRYEGVSAIEKTAVVLEAVKALETKRNQRITDPLYRDIPIPVPINIGKISGGNWPSSVPDTVHLEGRIGVAPHETLEEVKRELGDYLSSIQDEWLLEHPVSVEWFGAQWLPGSIDTDHPLMNTLIKNYEHVKKERPIIEASPWGTDGGLLSQAGNTPSIVFGPGVTAVAHYPNEYIEISKIIEAAEIIALTIYDWCGGSN; encoded by the coding sequence ATGCTTCTAAAAGATAAACTTTCGAATTGGCTTTTAAAAGAACAAGATAATGCGATACGTTTTTTGCAGGAAACAGTTCAAGAGGCAAGTACAACAGGCAATGAAGCAAGCGTTCAAAATATGATTGCGAAAAAACTGAATGAAATGGGACTCGAGGTAGATATGTGGCACCCTGATGGGGAAGAGCTGGCAAAACATCCATACTTCTGTGCGAGCCGAACTAACTTTAGCAGCAGTCCTAATGTAGTAGGTATTTGGCGAGGAAAAGGAAATGGACACTCGCTTGTACTAAACGGCCATATTGATGTTGTTCCCGAAGGCGATTTGAATCAATGGGATGATCATCCATACAGCGGAAAGATTATAGATGGAAAACTATATGGACGTGGTTCCACTGACATGAAGGGGGGGAACTTGTCACTTCTTCTTGCGATTCAGGCGTTAAAAGAAACAGGAACAACTTTAGATGGAGACTTGTTTTTTCATAGTGTTATAGAAGAAGAGAGCGGCGGTGCAGGTACACTGGCAGCTGTTCTTAGAGGATATACAGCAGACGCTGCTATCATCCCAGAACCAACAAACATGAAAATATTCCCTGCTCAGCAAGGATCCATGTGGTTTAAGCTAACCATTAATGGAAAGGCAGCACACGGAGGAACCCGCTATGAAGGGGTCAGTGCAATTGAAAAAACTGCTGTAGTCTTAGAAGCAGTCAAGGCTCTTGAAACGAAACGCAACCAAAGGATAACGGATCCATTATATAGGGATATACCTATCCCAGTTCCTATCAATATAGGAAAAATCTCAGGAGGAAATTGGCCTTCTTCCGTTCCTGATACAGTTCATTTAGAAGGCAGGATTGGTGTAGCACCTCATGAAACATTAGAAGAAGTAAAACGTGAGTTAGGAGACTATCTTTCTAGCATTCAGGATGAATGGCTATTGGAGCATCCTGTTTCTGTAGAATGGTTTGGAGCACAATGGCTGCCTGGTTCTATTGATACAGATCATCCTCTCATGAATACTCTTATCAAAAACTATGAACATGTTAAAAAAGAAAGACCGATCATTGAAGCTTCTCCATGGGGAACAGACGGCGGTCTGCTTTCACAAGCAGGAAATACACCCTCAATTGTCTTCGGGCCAGGTGTTACTGCCGTTGCTCATTACCCAAATGAATACATTGAAATCTCAAAGATTATTGAAGCAGCAGAAATTATTGCTTTAACGATTTATGACTGGTGCGGGGGGAGTAACTAA
- the ablB gene encoding putative beta-lysine N-acetyltransferase produces the protein MYTTFYQNEKIQQPNFTAEVCFDYYNERIRIDDYRGSVSLLSKWLDEMAAQNNFHKIIIKSRHDDLSKWLESGFIYEGEFTGYFNGASAVSMCKYFSNERRNSSYWIEEDKIIKDVLMLSPTSISNPMPKEYTLRMADEQDAKELADLYSQVFEVYPTPMDDPEYVLKIIKSGTLFCVVTYQKRIVSAASADVNAVYHNAEITDCATLTEHRKFGLMKHLIDHLEQELFKRKIYCSYSIARALSFGMNAVFHQKGYVYKGRLANNCKIFDKYEDMNIWVKDLSESI, from the coding sequence GTGTATACTACTTTTTATCAAAACGAAAAAATTCAGCAGCCGAATTTCACAGCCGAAGTTTGTTTTGATTATTATAACGAACGGATCCGAATTGATGACTATCGCGGAAGTGTAAGTTTACTATCCAAGTGGCTCGACGAGATGGCAGCTCAAAATAATTTCCATAAAATAATAATCAAATCCCGTCACGATGATCTTTCGAAATGGCTTGAGTCAGGTTTTATATATGAAGGGGAATTTACAGGTTACTTTAACGGTGCGTCTGCAGTTTCTATGTGCAAGTATTTTAGTAATGAAAGAAGAAACAGCAGTTATTGGATAGAGGAAGACAAAATTATAAAAGACGTATTAATGCTGTCCCCAACTTCAATATCAAATCCTATGCCGAAAGAATATACATTGCGGATGGCAGATGAACAAGACGCAAAAGAACTTGCAGATTTATATAGTCAAGTATTTGAGGTATATCCAACTCCAATGGATGACCCGGAATATGTCCTTAAAATAATCAAATCGGGAACTTTGTTCTGTGTGGTAACTTATCAAAAAAGAATTGTAAGTGCTGCGTCAGCTGATGTTAATGCTGTTTATCATAATGCTGAAATCACTGATTGTGCAACTCTCACGGAACATAGAAAATTCGGTCTTATGAAACATTTGATTGATCACTTGGAACAAGAACTTTTTAAAAGAAAAATCTATTGTTCCTATTCAATAGCGAGGGCTCTTTCATTTGGTATGAATGCCGTATTTCATCAAAAAGGGTATGTTTATAAAGGGAGACTGGCTAACAACTGTAAAATATTCGATAAATATGAAGATATGAATATCTGGGTTAAAGATTTATCCGAAAGCATATGA
- a CDS encoding YokU family protein produces MKCLWCENENAEQTARTGYWELPDGTRAVEITIIPSVSCPSCGMEYQEDHIVDEIEDQLMLIDTKKIDSSISFTDLMSIPRFLKKNYFKL; encoded by the coding sequence ATGAAGTGTTTATGGTGTGAAAATGAAAATGCAGAACAGACTGCCCGCACAGGTTATTGGGAACTTCCAGATGGCACAAGAGCAGTCGAAATAACTATAATACCTTCAGTTTCCTGCCCGTCTTGCGGCATGGAGTATCAAGAAGACCATATTGTAGATGAAATTGAAGATCAGCTAATGCTCATTGATACAAAAAAGATAGATTCTTCTATTTCCTTTACTGACCTGATGAGCATTCCAAGGTTTTTAAAGAAAAATTATTTTAAGCTATAA
- a CDS encoding trimeric intracellular cation channel family protein codes for MTWDLLNIIGTIAFAISGALVAMEEDYDILGVFILGLVTAFGGGIIRNVLIGLPVDTIWEQGLLLKSALVAMGIVFFMPESLIQFSKRSLHFFDAIGLSAFAIQGAIAASSMGHPMSAIIVAAILTGIGGGIIRDILGGRKPVVLREEIYAVWALLGGLIVGLNIVNGTIEYMILFICLVVFRMLSLKFNWKLPHRAL; via the coding sequence GTGACTTGGGATTTATTAAATATCATTGGAACGATCGCATTTGCAATTTCGGGTGCGCTCGTTGCAATGGAAGAAGATTATGACATACTGGGCGTATTTATTTTAGGATTGGTTACTGCGTTCGGTGGAGGAATCATACGTAATGTGTTAATAGGACTCCCTGTGGATACGATTTGGGAACAGGGTCTTTTACTTAAATCAGCCCTAGTTGCTATGGGTATTGTCTTTTTCATGCCGGAAAGTTTAATTCAGTTCTCAAAAAGGAGTTTACATTTCTTTGATGCAATCGGCCTTTCAGCTTTCGCTATTCAAGGAGCAATCGCTGCTTCAAGCATGGGGCATCCTATGAGCGCGATTATTGTTGCCGCGATTTTAACAGGAATAGGCGGGGGGATCATTCGTGATATTCTAGGTGGCAGAAAGCCAGTAGTGCTGAGAGAAGAAATTTATGCTGTTTGGGCTCTGCTAGGCGGACTGATTGTAGGTTTAAATATAGTGAACGGTACAATTGAATATATGATTCTATTTATCTGCCTCGTTGTCTTTAGGATGCTGTCCCTTAAATTTAATTGGAAGCTGCCTCATAGAGCATTATGA
- a CDS encoding sigma-54 interaction domain-containing protein, which produces MISGSMETAETLNAILKTIDEGIHVVDANGMTIFYNSVAASLDGLTLEEVHNYHVLDAFPSLTKETSTLLKVIQTGTPIYNQHQAYTNRKGKQIDTVNSTLPLWLDGELIGAVEVAKDISKVKQLSDQLLDLQAKMKTSKNKTDKQTFSTYHFHNILSLDPLLNDIKEQCRKASKTSSPIMIYGETGTGKEMFVQAIHNESPRGNKPFVVQNCAAIPGPLLEGILFGTKKGSFTGAVDRPGVFELADGGTLFLDEINSMPIELQAKLLRVIQEGVVQRIGSTDFRKVNVRIISALNEAPEICLSKGVLRQDLFFRLNVVYIELPPLRERHKDISYLSIHFLNELNTAFKKNVLGLTQEAEQLFNEYSWPGNIRELKHAIEHCMNFADNNTSIGIALLPKHIKGTKSFRTENHIPHPSSIPPLREALGEYEKQIIQMALKQTSGNIQQAAKILQVPRQTLQYKIRQK; this is translated from the coding sequence ATGATTTCTGGATCAATGGAAACAGCTGAAACATTAAATGCAATTTTAAAGACAATTGATGAAGGTATTCATGTTGTAGATGCAAATGGAATGACTATTTTCTACAATTCGGTAGCTGCCTCTTTGGACGGTTTAACTTTAGAAGAAGTGCATAACTATCATGTTTTGGATGCCTTTCCCTCACTTACAAAAGAAACGAGTACGTTATTAAAAGTTATACAAACAGGTACTCCTATATATAATCAGCATCAAGCTTATACGAATCGAAAAGGAAAACAAATTGATACAGTTAATTCAACTCTGCCGCTTTGGCTGGATGGTGAGTTAATTGGAGCAGTAGAGGTTGCAAAAGATATATCAAAAGTTAAACAGCTTTCAGATCAGTTGCTCGACTTGCAGGCAAAAATGAAAACATCAAAAAATAAAACCGATAAACAAACCTTTTCCACCTATCATTTTCATAATATTTTAAGCTTAGATCCTTTACTTAACGATATTAAAGAACAATGCCGAAAAGCATCTAAAACAAGTTCTCCCATAATGATTTATGGTGAAACTGGGACAGGTAAAGAAATGTTTGTACAAGCTATTCATAATGAGTCACCGAGGGGCAATAAACCATTTGTTGTTCAGAACTGTGCAGCCATTCCTGGACCTTTACTTGAAGGGATATTGTTTGGCACGAAAAAAGGAAGTTTTACAGGTGCAGTTGACAGGCCAGGAGTTTTTGAACTGGCTGACGGAGGCACATTATTTTTAGATGAAATAAACTCAATGCCTATTGAGCTGCAGGCTAAACTTCTTCGTGTTATCCAGGAAGGTGTAGTACAGCGTATTGGAAGTACAGATTTTCGAAAAGTAAATGTAAGAATAATATCAGCCCTTAATGAAGCTCCTGAAATATGTTTATCAAAAGGTGTATTAAGACAGGATTTGTTTTTCAGGTTAAATGTCGTTTATATTGAGCTTCCGCCATTGCGGGAACGGCACAAAGATATTTCCTATTTATCAATTCATTTCTTAAATGAATTAAATACTGCTTTTAAAAAGAATGTATTGGGATTAACACAGGAAGCAGAGCAATTATTTAATGAATATAGCTGGCCGGGGAACATTCGAGAGCTGAAACACGCCATCGAGCATTGTATGAATTTTGCTGATAACAACACATCAATTGGTATAGCTTTACTGCCTAAGCATATAAAAGGAACAAAAAGTTTCAGAACAGAAAATCACATACCTCACCCCTCATCAATACCGCCATTGAGGGAAGCCCTTGGAGAATATGAAAAGCAGATCATCCAAATGGCTTTGAAACAAACCTCTGGCAATATTCAGCAAGCCGCAAAAATATTGCAAGTTCCTAGACAAACACTTCAATATAAAATCAGACAAAAATAA
- the ablA gene encoding lysine 2,3-aminomutase: MPVVDGLFKPKKHWKEYELWKDVTEDQWNDWLWQLTNTIRNLNDLRKVVNLTPEEEEGVKISTMTIPLNITPYYAWLMDQDDARCPIRMQSVPIGKEILKTKYDLEDPLHEDEDSPVPGLTHRYPDRVLFLVTNQCSMYCRYCTRRRFSGQIGMGVPKKQLDAAINYIRNNPQVRDCLISGGDGLLINDNILEYILKNLREIPHLEIIRIGTRAPVVFPQRITENLCNILKKYHPVWLNTHFNTSLEITEESKRACEMLANAGVPVGNQSVILAGINDSVPIMKKLMHDLVKIRVRPYYIYQCDLSEGIGHFRAPVSKGLEIIEGLRGHTSGYAVPTFVVDAPGGGGKIAVQPNYLISQSPEKVVLRNFEGVITSYPEPQNYQAGRADAYFNEIMGTNHIKPAIGVSALMRDEAFNLVPQGLKRLERREDYGTNPEHSSLKDKRDKRDELKEKKFKSEQEKNAGVSGTPEEQKNA, from the coding sequence ATGCCGGTAGTTGATGGATTGTTCAAACCTAAGAAACATTGGAAAGAGTATGAGCTTTGGAAGGATGTAACTGAGGATCAATGGAATGATTGGTTATGGCAGCTTACTAATACAATCAGAAATTTAAACGATTTAAGGAAAGTAGTTAACTTGACACCTGAAGAAGAAGAAGGCGTAAAGATTTCTACTATGACAATACCTTTGAACATCACACCTTATTATGCATGGCTGATGGATCAAGATGATGCTAGATGTCCTATTCGAATGCAGTCTGTACCTATTGGAAAAGAAATTTTAAAGACGAAATATGATTTAGAAGATCCGCTGCATGAGGATGAAGATTCTCCTGTACCTGGACTTACTCATCGTTATCCGGACAGAGTTCTTTTCTTGGTAACAAATCAATGTTCTATGTATTGCCGTTATTGTACGAGAAGAAGATTCTCAGGACAGATTGGCATGGGTGTTCCTAAAAAGCAGCTCGATGCGGCCATTAATTATATAAGAAATAATCCACAAGTGAGAGACTGCTTAATCTCCGGCGGTGACGGATTATTAATCAACGACAATATTCTTGAATATATTTTAAAGAACCTTAGAGAAATACCACATCTGGAAATTATCCGTATCGGGACGAGAGCGCCTGTAGTATTTCCGCAAAGAATTACAGAAAACCTGTGTAATATCCTGAAGAAATATCACCCAGTGTGGCTTAACACTCACTTCAATACTTCTTTAGAGATAACAGAGGAATCAAAGAGAGCTTGTGAAATGCTTGCGAATGCAGGTGTTCCTGTTGGGAATCAATCAGTCATTCTAGCTGGAATTAATGACAGTGTACCGATCATGAAGAAATTAATGCATGATCTTGTAAAAATACGAGTTAGACCATATTACATCTATCAGTGTGATCTATCAGAAGGAATCGGTCATTTCAGGGCTCCAGTATCAAAAGGTCTTGAAATTATTGAAGGATTAAGAGGCCATACTTCAGGCTATGCTGTTCCAACATTCGTTGTTGACGCTCCTGGAGGCGGAGGTAAAATCGCTGTTCAGCCAAATTATTTAATCTCGCAATCTCCTGAAAAAGTTGTACTCCGAAACTTTGAAGGTGTGATTACTTCCTATCCTGAACCGCAAAACTATCAAGCTGGGAGAGCGGATGCATATTTTAATGAAATCATGGGGACGAATCACATCAAACCGGCTATCGGTGTATCTGCATTAATGCGTGATGAAGCTTTCAACTTGGTTCCACAAGGCTTAAAACGTTTAGAGCGAAGAGAGGATTATGGCACAAACCCTGAACATAGTTCATTAAAAGATAAACGGGATAAACGTGATGAATTAAAAGAGAAAAAATTTAAATCTGAGCAAGAGAAAAACGCAGGAGTTTCTGGTACGCCTGAAGAACAAAAGAATGCATAA
- a CDS encoding aspartate aminotransferase family protein — protein MRKSHLIKPVLGNDYPVISHGKGIYLYDKEGKQYIDGSSGAITANIGHGVQEIAEALWNQAKHVSFVYRSQFTSDAAEMLAEKLAEYAPDELKSVFFVNSGSEATETALKIAIQYFQEQGVFTKTKVLSRWTSYHGITLGALSMSGHQLRRQRFNSLLEDFPVAPAPYCYQCPLKDSYPGCGVRCADELENIVQAIGAEQIAAFIVEPVIGASGGAIVPPDEYYSKIRAICDKYDILMIADEVMTGMGRTGKMFAMEHWGVIPDIIALGKGMSAGYTPMAATIVSDKIMNTIESGSKVVMSGHTFSANPQSAAACLAVLHYIERNNLQENAALMGDYLQNHLQRLQWKYSLIGDVRGKGLLCGLELIKDPMTREPFELSNKITDRLLSICFEKGLLVYPAVGGVTGFSGDSILISPPLTVTKEQINDIIDILDQSIGELTNQLISEGLYITEATS, from the coding sequence ATGAGAAAATCACATCTCATTAAACCGGTTCTAGGAAATGATTATCCTGTAATCAGTCATGGTAAAGGAATCTACCTATATGACAAAGAAGGAAAACAGTACATTGACGGATCATCAGGAGCTATTACTGCCAATATAGGGCATGGTGTACAAGAAATTGCTGAAGCGTTGTGGAATCAGGCTAAACACGTATCCTTTGTATATCGATCACAGTTTACAAGTGATGCTGCTGAAATGCTGGCTGAAAAACTAGCTGAATATGCACCTGATGAATTAAAATCCGTTTTCTTTGTTAATAGTGGTTCTGAGGCAACTGAAACTGCATTAAAGATCGCTATTCAATATTTTCAAGAGCAAGGGGTTTTTACGAAAACAAAAGTTCTATCGAGATGGACCAGCTACCATGGCATTACATTAGGAGCTTTATCTATGTCCGGACATCAGCTAAGAAGACAGCGTTTCAATTCGCTTTTAGAAGATTTCCCGGTAGCTCCAGCACCATATTGCTATCAATGTCCATTAAAGGATTCATATCCAGGATGCGGTGTCAGATGTGCTGATGAACTGGAAAACATCGTTCAAGCGATAGGTGCAGAACAGATAGCTGCTTTTATAGTTGAACCAGTAATCGGCGCTTCAGGTGGAGCTATTGTTCCCCCAGATGAATATTATTCAAAAATTAGAGCGATTTGCGATAAGTATGACATTTTAATGATTGCTGATGAAGTAATGACTGGAATGGGCAGGACTGGAAAAATGTTTGCGATGGAACACTGGGGAGTCATACCTGATATTATTGCACTCGGAAAAGGCATGAGTGCAGGTTATACACCTATGGCGGCAACAATTGTTTCAGACAAAATCATGAATACAATTGAGTCAGGAAGCAAAGTCGTGATGAGCGGCCATACCTTTAGTGCCAATCCTCAGTCAGCAGCAGCTTGTCTTGCCGTACTTCATTATATTGAAAGAAATAATCTCCAAGAAAATGCAGCTTTAATGGGTGATTATCTTCAAAACCATCTACAGCGTTTGCAATGGAAATATTCATTGATTGGTGATGTTCGAGGAAAAGGACTACTATGCGGACTTGAACTAATTAAAGATCCTATGACTAGAGAACCTTTTGAACTATCAAACAAGATTACAGACCGGCTATTATCGATTTGTTTTGAAAAAGGGCTGCTTGTTTATCCGGCTGTTGGCGGTGTAACAGGATTTTCAGGTGATTCTATCCTTATATCTCCGCCACTGACGGTAACAAAAGAACAAATTAATGACATTATAGATATTCTTGACCAATCAATAGGCGAACTTACCAATCAATTAATCTCTGAAGGTTTATATATTACGGAAGCCACGAGTTGA
- a CDS encoding 3-oxoacid CoA-transferase subunit B, with product MGLGIETRHRIARRAALEIKDGMTVNLGIGIPTLVADYIPKELHIMLHTENGILGMGGSPAEGKEDGNLSNAGGYPVTIQPGASYFDSATAFGIIRKGLLDVTILGALEVSEKGDIANWIVPGKRVPGMGGAIDLAQKAKKVIILMNHTDKFGNPKIVKNCSLPLTVREGAHMIITEKAVFHCEYGQLFLREVMNPYTVEDVINTTGAAVIVDEKVSVFQ from the coding sequence ATGGGTTTGGGAATTGAAACAAGGCACAGGATCGCAAGAAGGGCAGCACTCGAAATAAAAGATGGCATGACAGTTAATCTGGGCATTGGCATTCCAACACTTGTTGCAGATTATATACCAAAAGAATTACATATTATGCTCCACACTGAGAATGGCATTTTAGGGATGGGTGGTTCCCCTGCAGAAGGTAAGGAAGATGGAAATTTATCAAATGCAGGAGGATATCCAGTTACGATTCAGCCAGGTGCTTCTTATTTTGACAGTGCAACTGCTTTCGGAATTATCCGCAAAGGTTTGCTTGATGTAACGATATTAGGTGCACTTGAAGTCAGCGAGAAAGGTGATATCGCAAATTGGATCGTTCCCGGGAAGCGTGTACCGGGCATGGGCGGTGCGATTGATCTTGCTCAAAAAGCGAAAAAAGTAATCATTCTTATGAACCATACAGACAAATTCGGAAATCCTAAAATTGTTAAGAATTGTTCTCTCCCGCTTACCGTAAGGGAAGGAGCGCATATGATTATTACTGAAAAAGCTGTTTTTCATTGTGAATACGGCCAATTATTCCTCAGAGAAGTTATGAATCCATATACCGTTGAAGATGTTATCAATACGACGGGTGCTGCCGTTATCGTTGATGAAAAAGTTTCTGTATTTCAATAA
- a CDS encoding CoA transferase subunit A, which produces MAQVNKQISLESASQYFFNGMSLMVGGFGGVGAPPSLVNLILEKNIQDIFLISNDTGFPWIGPGKLITEKRVKKLIVSHIGSNPEAGKQMQDGSLEVEFVPQGTLAEKIRAGGMGLGGILVDVGLGTVVEANKQKVHVNSKEYMIETALTADVSIIYAKKADLYGNLVYDKSARNTNPLVATAGQITIAEVEEIVPTGSINPEEIITPGVFVDYIIQSKGVDWKWVWELKQGTGSQEGQHSK; this is translated from the coding sequence ATGGCACAAGTAAATAAACAAATATCATTAGAAAGTGCATCTCAATATTTTTTTAACGGAATGTCACTGATGGTAGGTGGATTTGGAGGGGTAGGTGCTCCTCCTTCTTTAGTGAATCTCATTCTGGAAAAGAATATTCAAGATATTTTTCTTATAAGCAATGATACTGGGTTTCCATGGATCGGACCCGGCAAGCTTATTACTGAAAAACGAGTTAAAAAGCTGATCGTATCTCATATCGGTTCAAATCCAGAAGCCGGAAAACAGATGCAGGACGGGTCTTTGGAAGTGGAGTTTGTCCCTCAAGGAACGCTCGCAGAAAAAATCAGAGCAGGGGGTATGGGACTAGGCGGAATTTTAGTAGATGTAGGTTTAGGTACTGTTGTTGAAGCAAATAAACAAAAAGTTCATGTGAACAGCAAAGAGTATATGATAGAGACCGCTTTAACTGCAGACGTATCCATTATCTATGCGAAAAAAGCTGATTTGTATGGAAATCTTGTATATGACAAAAGTGCGCGAAATACAAATCCTCTAGTAGCGACAGCAGGACAAATCACGATCGCTGAGGTTGAAGAAATTGTGCCGACCGGTTCAATAAATCCCGAAGAAATCATTACTCCTGGAGTATTTGTTGATTACATTATTCAAAGTAAAGGGGTGGACTGGAAATGGGTTTGGGAATTGAAACAAGGCACAGGATCGCAAGAAGGGCAGCACTCGAAATAA